The genomic DNA CGTCGGCTGGCCGTACTCGATGCTCGAGAGCCCCGCGTCCACGGCACACCCCGCGACCTCCACCGTGGTCAGGTCCGCAGGCTCGTCGTATACGGACGAAGCCACATGGCCGTAGCCGTTTTGGATCTGCTCCAGTCGTATGGCCCGCCGGGGCGTGTAGATGCCCCGCTTGTCGCCGGCCACGCTGAAATGCGTCTCGTCCAGCATGGCCAGGGCGTCGGCCTCGGCCGTCCACCAGTCGCCTGCCGGGGCATCACCCTTGAGCGTGCCGTCGTCATTGAGCGCCACGTTCAGCCGGGCCTTCAGGCTCGGGGCGCTGCCCCGGGCCTCGCCCAGCTCGTGCTTGAGATTCGAGAGGGCCAGCGAGGCCAGGGCGTAGTCCACCCAGCCGGCCTCGCCAAACTCCGGGTTGCCCGTGTACACGTATAGCACGCCGGATCCGCGGTCCGTGCGATAGCACGGCTGCCCGACCAGCGGGCTGTCCGGAAAGCTCGCGCCCGAGAACTGCGAGCGCAGCGCGTCCAGGCTGGCGCCCAGCAGCCCGTACAGTTGGCCCATGGCGGTCTGCCCGGGAATCGGTTTTTGAAAGTCTCGGCTCATGGATTGCTCCTATTCGCTGTAGGCGGATAAGGCGATGTCGCTAGACTGAAAGCTGCGGTTCCAAAGGCCATGGTGTGGCGGGATCATCCGGCCCGTTCCAGGGAAAACCCTCCTGCGCCGGCACATCCCGCAGCGCCTGCCGATACTCTTGCCAACTTCGGCGCATGGCCTCGTTCGCATGGGGGTAGTCCGGCAAGGCGTGGCAGTCCGAGGCCATGAGCCGTCTGTTGCGTTCGACGCGCACGGCGTCGGCGTCTTGGGCCAAGCGCACGTCCGCAGGCATCTCGGGCCGGCTCAGCCTTGCCCCTGCCGGCAGCGGGCCCAGCTCAGCCATCACCCGCCCTGCATGGCTCCAGTCGTCCTCAGGCAGCCAGTAATGCTCTCCCCTCCGGTCTTCCACGATCTCCCAGACGGAGCCTGTCCAAAGAGCAACCTGACCGGCGAAAACTGCAGGTGGCTCATCAAATACGCAGAATGCAGGCAGTGACGGAGTATTCGGCCTCCGTGGATTAGGCACCAGGGGACATCTACCCTGATATTCACCAGTGAATTGATCATATCTATGTCCATACATGGCGTATTCCTATGCGTATTTAATCCATGCTGGGTATGCAATATTGCGAGGACGATTTTCATTTGCGGTTGGGACTACAAGAGCAGCATTAAAGCTAATCGTACTTACACCGCTCCCACTTGTTCCCACACCCCATGTTGAACCCTGCCTGGGGTTCTGAAAGGCACCTGATGCATAGTGGTTCTGATCTCTGGTAACAAATGCACCGAAAGAGCCTACAATATTGCGTATGGCGTCGGACTGCAGACTGCCATGTCCACGTCCGGCATCCACCCCACGGCCTCGATCCAGCGCGCGGACAAATTCCGCATTGATGAGCGGCACGCGAAACGTGGACACACCGTCGCCGACACTGAAGCAACCCTGCCCTGCATTTTGCCAATTGTACTCGGACACCGCAGAGGACTCGACCTTCGCCCATAATTCCGGGTAGTCGGTGCGCGGCAGGAGCTGGCCACTCGTAGCAATGCATAATGGCGGCGCATAACCGGGGATCACGTTGTAAAACAATGTGCCGATGGGAGCGCCGCCCGTGTCGTCGGCATCCATGTAGGATCGATGCCAGCGGCCAGGATATGCGCTGCCGTCTGCCGGCACGATCACGGTCCTTCCATCCGGATTGGCCATGCTGTCGGCATGGTACCGCCACATGGAAATCTGACCCTCGATCTCGACGATAGCCAGTTCGCTGTCGGCGATGCTCGCGTGTGGCATGGCATCGAGCGCGCCGGGCGCTCCACCCGTCAGGGCCGTGAGGCGCAGGAGGACTGCCTGGCCTTGCACGGCAGCTTCCAGCTGGGCTGGAGTGGCGGCTCCGACCTTCTCCGGGGAAGGCACGTTGTAAATGTCCTGCCCATACTCCACCACGCTGAGCCCGGAATCCACGGCGCACCCCGTGACCTCCACCGTGGTCAGATCTGCCGCCTCGTCGTAAGCAATACCCTCGGCTACATGGCCGTAGCCGTTCACGGCCTGCTCGAGGCGCACGGCCCGGCCAGGCATGTAGATGCCCCGCTTGTCTCCGGCCACGCTGAACGTGGACTCGGAGACGTAGGCCAGGGCGTCGGCCTCGGCCGTCCACCAGTCGCCTGCCGGGGCATCGCCCTTGAGCGTGCCGTCGTCGTTAAGCGCTACGTTCAAGCGGGCCTTGAGGCTCGGGGCGCTGCCCCGGGCCTCGCCCAGCTCGTGCTTGAGATTCGAGAGGGCCAGCGAGGCCAGGGCGTAGTCCACCCAGCCGGCCTCGCCGAGCTCCGGGTTGCCCGTGTACACGTAGAGCACGCCGGTGCCGCGGTCCGTGCGAAAGCACGGCTGCCCGACCAGGGGGCTGTCCGGAAAGCTCGCGCCCGAGAACTGCGAGCGCAGCGTGTCCAGGCTGGCGCCCAAGAGCCCGTACAACTGGCCCATGGGAGTCTGCCCGGGAATCGGCTTTTGGTAATCTTGACTCATGCCAGCTCCTATCCTGTCAGCTCTTCACCATCACCTGCCAGGCGTGGAGAACGAGGCATGCGCCCCGCCCTCCTGCGCCTGGCGTTGCCCAGGCCTAGTATTTGATGCAGGCCAGCAGGGCCATGTTGCGCGGCCGGGTCTCGTCGCCGCCGGTGTAGCCGGTATACGTAGTGGCGGATGCGTAGCCACTCGCATTGTCGGTATACTTGGTGCTGTTTGTTTTAACCTGCGCGCCGCCCGTATGAGTGTGGCTTTGGATTTGCTGCGCCTGGGCCGAGCCGAAGACGCGGTTAGCGTCCACGCCAGGCCGGAGGCCTGACCAGCTGCGGATGAACTCGCCGCGCAGATCGGGCAGCACGAGATGCGCGCCCGTAGTGTCGCGCGAGGTGCTGGCATGCTCCGGGTCCGTGCAGCGATAGCCCCATAGGGCCGTGGCGTTGTTCGCGTCGCCGACGTAGATCGCGGCATCCAGGGCTGTGTACGTGCTCCGCTCCACAGCCTTGCCATCACACGACAGCCAGCCGATGGGCGCATTCTTGGAGGCGAAATGGGCGATCAGGCCGGGCGGGGGCGTATTGGCTGCCGGGAGGAGCAGCGCGCTCATCTGCTGCAGAATCCAGCGCCCAAGATTCATGCCCGCGTCGTCCGGCTTGATGATGGCTGGTTCACTCTCGGCGGCCGTGCTCGTGGCGTCAAAACGGTAGATGTGCAGCGCCCCGCCTGACACTGCCACGGCCAGGTCGTCCGCGGCGATGCCGGCCCGGGGAATGGCGTCCAGGGCGCCTGCGCTGCCGCCGATCAGCGTATTGCAGCGCAGGAAGCGGGCCTGGGCCTTGCTGTCCAGGCTGGCCTGCAAGCCGTCCACGGCCGCCACGGCGTGGCCGTGCGCGGGCATGTTGCCGGGCTCCTGCCCGAACTCCACGGCCGAGAGGTCCGTGTCCACGGTGATGCCGCCCACAACCACGCTGGTCCGGTCCGCGTCGGCGTCGTACGTGGCCGACTCGACATGCCCTGTCCCGCTTACGAACTGGGTGAGCTTGAGGGCCCTGCCGGGCAGGTAGATGGCTCGCTTGTCTCCCACGACCGTGAACATGGAGCCCGAGGCCCAGGCCACGGCATCCGGCTCGCTGTTCCACCAGTCCGAGGCCGGAGCATTGCCCTTGAGCGTGCCGTCGTCGTTCAGGGCCACGTCCAGGCGGGCCTCGAGGGATGCCGCCGTGCCCCGAGCGTCCGTCAACTCGGTGCGCGTGGAAGAAAACAGGGACGAGGCGGAGCTGACGTCGATCCAGCCACCTTCGCCCTGGGCTTGACTGTCGGTGAACAGGTAGAGCCCGCCGCGGTCGGTGCGATAGCAGAGCTGACCGGCCGAAGGGCTGGCCGGGAAGGCCGTGCCCGAGAAGTGCGAACGCACGGCGTCGAGGCTGTCGCCGAGCAGCCCGTACAGCTGTCCGAATTTCGTTTCGCCGGAAACCGGCTTCCTGAATGCCTGACTCATCTAGAAACCTCCTACGCGAATGTCGACGGTGCCGGTTGTCTTGGCCCCGCTGGGGTTGAAAAGGCGCACGGTGAACCTGTCGGACTGCTTCTCCACCACGGGGTAGATGCCGGCGGTCCCGAGCACGGTGACGTTGACGTGGTATGTGCTCAGGATGATCAGGCCCAGGTCGTCGTAGAGCCGGTACGTCCTACCCGCATTGGCGTCCGTGATCTGCACGCCCGGGAGCAGGGCGACCTGGTCCGGCGCATCGACCACCGGGCTGATGGCCATGTAGGCGAAGTAGTGCTGATACGATTCGAGCACGGTCCTGTAGCGGGCCTGGCAGGCGCGTATGCCCTTGAAATCCACGCCCGAGGTCCACAGCTCCCAGTCCGACCAGGCCAGTCCGTCCTCTGAGCAGCGGTATTCCGGCACATAGGTGCTCAGACCCGTCACGGAGGTGTCCGTGTCCAGTGGATGGGTCAGGTTGGTGCGCTCCGGGTAGCTCAGGTCCGTGGCTTCGCCGTTCACGGTCAGGCAGTCCGCCCCCATGCTCCACCGGAAGTCCGCCGGCCGTCCGAGGTCGAACACCCTGCTCGTGAAGATGCCTTCGCAGATGTCTCCGCGATAGGCCGCGATGTCCTGGTCCGTGATGCCTGGATCGAACTGGCTGTCCACGAGGCTCGGAATCCAGGCCACGCGTTCCTGCATTGGCAGCCAGACCAGCCCCTCCAGGCTCGCCTGGCCCACGTAGTCCGGGATCTCGTTCCCGCCGAGCACGACGTTGACGGCCTGCTCCAGGCTGATCGTGGCCACGGATGTGGCCGCGTCCCGGCTGTAGTTGTCGCCGTTGTCCAGGGCCTTGATCAGGAAACTGTAGGTGCCCGAGCCGGGCGGCCGCCAGCGCGCGCTGTTCTCCTGCACGCCGTCCACGCAGACCTTGGCGCTCTCCCAGGTTTCGCCATAGCGGATCTCGTAGCCCCACAAGTCCATGTCCGGGATGTGCTCCCAGCGGAAGGCGATCTCCTCGCCGGCGACATAGGCCAGGAAGCCCTCCACGTCCGAGGGCGGCGCGAGCTTGCCGAGCACGGTCACCTTGGCGGTCTGGCCATCCTCGGCAGCGCTCGTGGCCGAGACGGCCACTTCGTAGGTCCGGCCGGCCTCTAAAGGCATGTCCACGCGGAAGCTGGGCAGAAGGCTCAGGCCCATGCGCGCCCAGTCCGTCACACCGGGCTCGCGCAAGAAGACTTGCCAGGCCATGGCCATGCCGCGCCAGGACAGGTCGAGGATCGAGCGGCCCGATCCGTCCGAGCCCATGGTCCAGACCTCCTTGGCGATAAGGCCCTCCACGGCCGGCAGACTGTTCACGGGATCCAGGGCTCCATCCGGCACGTTGCCCTCGTAGACCTCGGGCAGGTATTCCAGGGCCGTGATCCTGCGCCGCAGGTCGGACGAGCGGGTGATGGACAGCACGCGGAAGGCCTTGCTGACCCGTTTGCTTTCGCCGAAGGCGTACAGGTCCCCGGCCTGAGGCAGGCCGTGGGTCCAGTTGCCGGCCAGGCTGAGCACGGAAGTGCTTGTCTCCTGGGCCACGCCAGCTATGGCCACCTCCTCGCGCTTGTCGTCCTGGTTGCGCTTGAGCTGAAGCACGTAGCCCTTATCTCCAACCTTGCCGGGCAGGAGCGTGACCTCCCGGTCCAGCTCCACATAATCCGGCCCGGCCGAGAGGATGCGACCCGAAAAGCCCCATTGCGGCACGTCGTGCGACACGTCGATGACGTCGCCCGGCATGCAGGCGATGGCATCGGCGTCCGCGTCGAAGGAGACCGTCAGGCTCAGGTAGCGGTTGCGGTTCAGCAGGGCCTGGGCATGGGCCAGGGCCTGGCTGCGCGAGGTGCAGCCGAAGAGCGTCTCCGCGCGTTTCTTGATGCCCTGGCTGGAGGTGTCGAAGCCGTGCTGGTACAGCTCAACGGTCTGGCGACTGTAGCCGAACGCGGCGTCGAAGTAGGTGATCTCCACCGCATTGGCGCGCTCCTGGTAGGCCAGGAACTCCTCGCGGTAGGAGTCCGCGACCATGTTGCCCATGGTGAACAGGAAGCGCTGCATGGACATGGGTGCTGTCCACGGCCGGTCCACGATGCAGGTGAACAGCGAGCCCATCTGCACGATGGTGCCCCGTCCGAGTGTCGAGAGCATGTCCAGGGCCCGGCGCAGGCTGCTCGGCGAGTCGAAGTACAGGTTGCACTCGAGCCCCTTCTCCTCGCACCACTCAGCCCAGGACTTGAAGGCCGGGTAAAGGATACGCTCGACCGGCACGTTGCCCGCCAGCTCGCTACGCAAAAGGTCATAGCAGGCCCAGGCCGGATTGGTCGGCCGGTGCTCGGCCAGATCCTGCTCCGGATCGTACACGAGCACACTCGAGCGTTCCGCCAGGCAGGTGATGCGCGGCATGCCGCCGGAGAGCTGGTCCGTGGCCAGAGCGCGCACGGCGAGCAGGGCCGTGCCCGGGTAGCTGAAATCGTCGGTGATGGAGGTCTGCACGAACTCCAGGTAGGCGTCCGTGCCGTAGCTCTGTCCCGTGGGCGGCTGCTCGGCGAAGCGCACGCGCACCTCGTACTCGCCGGCCTCCAGGTTGTCGAACCAGAACACCTGGCGCAGGGCCGAAGGCTTGCTGCCGAGCATCTCCACGTAATCCAGCTCGATCTCGCCGGGAACGTAGATTGTCTCGCCGTAGATCCAGCGCCATATGTAGCGGGAACGGAAGATTCCGCCCACATGACACTGCTTATCCTTGGACGGGTTGTACCGCTCCCCCTCGACATGCGCCTGCCTGTCCTTGGAGCCGGCCTCCAGCTCCACCCATCTCGCTTCGTAGACCTGATACTCGCTATTATAGGAGTTGGCATAGCAGCCGCCGGACCAGTACCAGGTGGTGACCTTGCGCACGGTCAGGTTCCTGCCGTGCTTGCGCGTCCACTCGGTTTCGCCCTTACGGCGCATCTCGATGCACAGCCGGATGACCTGGCTTTCGAACTTGCCCTTCTTGCTGATCTTATACAGGCCGCCTGGGCACAGGATGCAGATGCCGAGCCCCTGGACCGTATTGCCGGGGATCTCCCGCGCGGCCCAATCCATGTCGATCTTGGCCTGCAGCGGGATGTCCGTTCTGAGGTCGTTGAAGTGCTGGATCGGGCTCTGGTTGGCAGCACCCAGGCGCGTCTCGACCTGCACGTCCCTGAACTTGCTCGCGGGCTGGCCGTTGATCTCCACGTCGCCGATGCTCTGCAGCTCGTGGTCGGCCACGGCCATGAGCACATGCAGGTACTGCTTGTCTCCGACTGTCTCCACGTACTTGGCGATGATGGGCGGCGCCACGCGTTGCCTGCCGTAGAGCACGGGCAGGGTCACGCCCTCGCTCGAGGCATTGGGGCTCGGGTCCCAGCCGTAAGTCGGGGAATTGCCTTGATTGCTATTGGGTCCGCCGAAATCCGGGGTCGTTGGCGGTATGAGCGCGTTCACGGCATAAGAGCCGGCAAGGCTGATCGCAGCACCAGCCATAGCACCGACCATTGCGCCTACCATTCCCGTACTGAGCCCTGTAGCAGCACTGACGCTACCAGCGAAAGCTGATCCAGCAACTACTCCACCGACCCCATAACTC from Desulfocurvibacter africanus subsp. africanus DSM 2603 includes the following:
- a CDS encoding tail fiber assembly protein, which translates into the protein MAELGPLPAGARLSRPEMPADVRLAQDADAVRVERNRRLMASDCHALPDYPHANEAMRRSWQEYRQALRDVPAQEGFPWNGPDDPATPWPLEPQLSV
- a CDS encoding phage tail protein; translated protein: MSQAFRKPVSGETKFGQLYGLLGDSLDAVRSHFSGTAFPASPSAGQLCYRTDRGGLYLFTDSQAQGEGGWIDVSSASSLFSSTRTELTDARGTAASLEARLDVALNDDGTLKGNAPASDWWNSEPDAVAWASGSMFTVVGDKRAIYLPGRALKLTQFVSGTGHVESATYDADADRTSVVVGGITVDTDLSAVEFGQEPGNMPAHGHAVAAVDGLQASLDSKAQARFLRCNTLIGGSAGALDAIPRAGIAADDLAVAVSGGALHIYRFDATSTAAESEPAIIKPDDAGMNLGRWILQQMSALLLPAANTPPPGLIAHFASKNAPIGWLSCDGKAVERSTYTALDAAIYVGDANNATALWGYRCTDPEHASTSRDTTGAHLVLPDLRGEFIRSWSGLRPGVDANRVFGSAQAQQIQSHTHTGGAQVKTNSTKYTDNASGYASATTYTGYTGGDETRPRNMALLACIKY
- a CDS encoding host specificity factor TipJ family phage tail protein — encoded protein: MKIHYVRNQLDPLRSTELVEVEPGRPLRAYMAELHPLAPAGFDIVACINGRVVAEGALDLVPLADDSVVVTARPMGGGDSKNTWRIVAMVVVTIVAAVVSYGVGGVVAGSAFAGSVSAATGLSTGMVGAMVGAMAGAAISLAGSYAVNALIPPTTPDFGGPNSNQGNSPTYGWDPSPNASSEGVTLPVLYGRQRVAPPIIAKYVETVGDKQYLHVLMAVADHELQSIGDVEINGQPASKFRDVQVETRLGAANQSPIQHFNDLRTDIPLQAKIDMDWAAREIPGNTVQGLGICILCPGGLYKISKKGKFESQVIRLCIEMRRKGETEWTRKHGRNLTVRKVTTWYWSGGCYANSYNSEYQVYEARWVELEAGSKDRQAHVEGERYNPSKDKQCHVGGIFRSRYIWRWIYGETIYVPGEIELDYVEMLGSKPSALRQVFWFDNLEAGEYEVRVRFAEQPPTGQSYGTDAYLEFVQTSITDDFSYPGTALLAVRALATDQLSGGMPRITCLAERSSVLVYDPEQDLAEHRPTNPAWACYDLLRSELAGNVPVERILYPAFKSWAEWCEEKGLECNLYFDSPSSLRRALDMLSTLGRGTIVQMGSLFTCIVDRPWTAPMSMQRFLFTMGNMVADSYREEFLAYQERANAVEITYFDAAFGYSRQTVELYQHGFDTSSQGIKKRAETLFGCTSRSQALAHAQALLNRNRYLSLTVSFDADADAIACMPGDVIDVSHDVPQWGFSGRILSAGPDYVELDREVTLLPGKVGDKGYVLQLKRNQDDKREEVAIAGVAQETSTSVLSLAGNWTHGLPQAGDLYAFGESKRVSKAFRVLSITRSSDLRRRITALEYLPEVYEGNVPDGALDPVNSLPAVEGLIAKEVWTMGSDGSGRSILDLSWRGMAMAWQVFLREPGVTDWARMGLSLLPSFRVDMPLEAGRTYEVAVSATSAAEDGQTAKVTVLGKLAPPSDVEGFLAYVAGEEIAFRWEHIPDMDLWGYEIRYGETWESAKVCVDGVQENSARWRPPGSGTYSFLIKALDNGDNYSRDAATSVATISLEQAVNVVLGGNEIPDYVGQASLEGLVWLPMQERVAWIPSLVDSQFDPGITDQDIAAYRGDICEGIFTSRVFDLGRPADFRWSMGADCLTVNGEATDLSYPERTNLTHPLDTDTSVTGLSTYVPEYRCSEDGLAWSDWELWTSGVDFKGIRACQARYRTVLESYQHYFAYMAISPVVDAPDQVALLPGVQITDANAGRTYRLYDDLGLIILSTYHVNVTVLGTAGIYPVVEKQSDRFTVRLFNPSGAKTTGTVDIRVGGF